A DNA window from Hordeum vulgare subsp. vulgare chromosome 1H, MorexV3_pseudomolecules_assembly, whole genome shotgun sequence contains the following coding sequences:
- the LOC123440254 gene encoding DNA-directed RNA polymerases II, IV and V subunit 12, translating to MDPQQPEPVSYLCGDCGAENTLKTGDVIQCRECGYRILYKKRTRRIVQYEAR from the exons ATGGATCCGCAGCAGCCGGAGCCCGTCAGCTATCTATGCGgag ATTGCGGAGCTGAGAACACGCTCAAGACAGGGGATGTGATCCAGTGCCGCGAGTGTGGGTACCGCATCCTCTACAAGAAGCGCACCCGCAGGA TTGTTCAATACGAAGCTCGCTGA